In Colletotrichum higginsianum IMI 349063 chromosome 1, whole genome shotgun sequence, the DNA window TCTGCAGGACGAATGGGCTCGCAGTCGCAATGTTAGTCGCGGTCCTGGAGCCGCCCTGGTGGGAGACTTTGCGTCGCTTGGGGCTCTGTTCCATTCTGACGGCTTGACAGGTCAGCCCGGTGATCTTGGTGCAAGGGGCTGCTATTTGATTCGGGACCGACAGGTGCAAACGGTCAGGCAAGTACGCAACTACACTGTAAGAGCGGCAGCGACTGCGAATCCCATCTGCACCATCACTGCCCGCGACCAAGGGAAATTTTTTGAAGCGTGGGGCATTCTGCAGGCCGATAAGAAGATGGGAGAAAACTTATCCCTGGCCGAAGGTCCGATAAGATCCTGGAACATCAATGACTCCACTTTTAAGAACGGTCCCAGACAACTGCACCCAGCCATGCCCATGGTGGCTGGCATGGGGCTGGATAAATATTTAAAGAcaaggtcgacgtcgtgTTAAAGATTCACTCAAGGGCCAGTGCGATCTGGCACGCTGCCTTAAGACTCTCGAGGGTGTCGTTTTCTTGATTTATTCTTCGACATCTGGATTCGATTGGGTGTACAATAGTAACGCAGCGGAACGTAGCGGGGGCTATTCAtccctacctacccacccaggcaggtaggtacctaaCATCGGATGGCAACCAGAGCTCGAGTGCCGGGCCACGTACCGGGACAAAAAGTCAACACCAAAGATAGACATACCAGAAATCACAAGTACGCAAGAGACGACGGATCTCCAACCCCACTAAGGTGCGCCCCGGCGTTCAGTCGCCGGTATCGCAACGAGGCACTGCTACTCAACCGAGTCTCGCCTTTTGGTGTCGAGACCCAAGTACTGGGGTTCGGAATAGAAATTCCTCACTGATTCCGCTTCAGCAGGGTCTTCGGCAAACGGCGCCGCTTCCCGGACCGGTCCCCGACAAAACAGCCACGGGTTGCAACACCGTGGTACTCGTTCAGATTCAATTGACTGCTATATCATGAACTACCTACATCGCAGGAATGGAGGATGCACACTCGTTGCTGCTGTGATGTACTCCGTATATACATCTGTTCCAGTATTGGTTTTGCGGGGTTCGGACGGGAAGGCCCCCTCGGGGGGAAAAACTGGAGTTGAGACTTTCCCCAGTTTGGCGTTACCCTCCAAAGCGCAGAACGCAGGCGCCAAAACGTTTAGCCCCGCCACTTTCCGAGTCGCGGAACTAGAGAGGGGGATGACCGCTGAAATGTACCTGTCAATGCTTCTGCCACAGCTCCTGGCCACTGAGAGTGAGACCTCCCTCCTGCCCCCTGGCAATGTCCCAAGGTCCAAGCTTGCCTTTCCTCTTGCCGAGCTCAATCCCGAAGGGGCGGAGCAGCATACACCCCCCGAATCGCCCACGGCGCAACAAGTCGGCAACACACGGCCTTGGAGGCCAAAGGCTCCAAGGTCGAGCTGATGCAATAAATTGACCCGGGCCCCTTCAGGATTCCTCGTGACGGaccctctctcttctccctctccctctctccgtctctcggTCTCTTGCCAATTACTGTCCGGCTTCTCCGCTGTCTCTGCCGATGCTacttggtcgtcgtcgatccCTGTAACACAACCGGCCCCTCCGTCCCGCTCGCTGCTCAGTACCTTTCCCGTCCTCGTAATCCCGACTGTAGCCATACACACCATACACATCTCCGTTCACAATGCCCTCACCAGCTTTGTGTGCACGCTCGTTGCGTGCCTATGCCCGCCATGGCTCTAACGTATGTCCGTCCCACTGAGATGGGGAGCCGAGACGCACCCAACGACATACGAGACTTGCTAGCCCAACTGACCCTTCCGTTCGTCGTGATTAGCACACTGCCATCTTGGCCCGCGCATTCTCTGCGACGGCGCGGAGGCCGGAAATCAACAAGGTCTACCCTTCAGCTACCGAGGCTCTCAAGGACATGAAGCCCGACTCCACACTTCTCTGCGGTGGCTTCGGACTCTGCGGTGTCCCCGATACCCTCATTGACGAGGTACTGAAGAAGCCCGAGATCACCGGCATCACTGCAGTCTCCAACAACGCCGGCACCGACACCTCCGGCCTCGGCAAGCTGCTGAAGACGAAGCAGATCAAGAAGATGGTTGCCAGCTACATTGGCGAGAACAAGACGTTCGAGAAGATGTACCTGaccggcgaggtcgagctcgagctgaCCCCCCAGGGTACCCTCGCTGAGcgctgcgccgccggcggcaagggcatTCCCGCCTTCTACACCCCGGCAGCCTTCGGCACCGTCGTACAGACGGGCGAGCTGCCCCTTCGCAACAAGCCCGACGGTTCGGCCGACCAGTTCTCCTACCCCAAGGACGTCAAGGTCTTCAACGGCAAGTCTTACCTTCTCGAGCACAGCATCGCCGGCGACTACGCCTTCGTCAAAGCCTAcaaggccgacaagctcGGAAACTGCCAGTTCCGCCTTGCCGCCAACAACTTCAACGGCGCCATGGGCCGCAACGCCAAGATGaccatcgtcgaggccgagcacATTGTCGAGCCCGGTGAGATCTCCCCCGAGGCCGTCCATCTGCCCGGCATCTATGTGAAGCGCGTCATTCAAAGCACGAGCGAGAAAAACATTGAGAAGTACACCTTTGCCAAGGATGAGAACGACGCAGACGCCAAGAAGgccctcggcaccggcgacaccgccgccaagCGCGAGCGCAtcgtccgccgcgccgcaAAGGAGTTCAAGAACGGCATGTACGCCAACCTTGGCATCGGCATGCCCATGCTGGCCCCCGGCTTCGTCGGccccgaggtcgaggtccagCTGCAGTCCGAGAACGGTATCCTCGGCCTGGGCCCCTACcccaagaagggcgacgaggacgctgACCTCATCAACGCCGGCAAGGAGACCGTCACGCTTAAGCCCGGCGCCTCAGTCTTTGGTAGCGAGGAGAGCTTCGGCATGATCCGCAGCGGCCGCATCAACCTTAccatcctcggcgccatGCAGGTTagcgccaacggcgacctcgccaaCTGGATGTTGCCTGGTAAGGTCAAGGGCTTCGGTGGGGCCATGGACCTCGTCAGCAACCCCAGCGCGACTAAGGTCGTCGTTACGATGGAGCACACGGATAAGAAGGGCAATGCCAAGATCGTCAAGCAGTGTGCCTTCCCCCTGACCGGCAGAGCCTGCGTCTCAAGGATCATTACTGAATTGGTGAGTTGCTTCTGCATGCTTCAGATCTCAAGACTCTCCGGAGACTAACAAGTCGTACAGGGCGTCTTTGATGTCGACTTCGCCCATGGCCTGACCCTTATCGAGATCGCGGACGGCGTGACGGTGGATGAGATTAAGAGCAAGACCGAGGCGCCATTCACTGTTGCCGATGACCTGAAGCCCATGTTGTAAGGTGGTATAACGTGTAGAATATCCTGGAGGCTGAGCGTCTGGAGGAAGGAAGTATATACCCGATGCGGAGGGTAAGCTGTTGTCACCATCTAAAGTACGGCGTCAAGCTGGTGGGCCAAAATGATAGCCATGATTTTGTTCGGTTTTTCCATAGGTAACCCCAAGTTGTTGTTAAATCTGCTCATTCGGTTTTCCGGCCATTCCCACAGTTTCGTATGCGAGGCTCCACAACGCTGTTTTCTCCATGTATTTCCTTCTATGAACATTCCCATGATGTCGTACCGTAACAGCCACCATGGGCAAGGTCTATCGGCGCTTTCATCATGAGCCCATAAAGGATTGCAAAATGTCAtcaagccgccgccgcttcttCCGATTCGGATTCAGGCCTGTCTCCACATTCCCAAGCTGGACGGTAGGCTTCATCAGCTctgccgtcctcctcgcagACGCCTGCCTGGTACTCGACGATGAAGTCCTGAAGAAGGTATATCTCGACGTCGCAAACAGCCCACGGCGAACATAAGACACGGCGGGTGCAATACCTGCCGGCCTTGCGGAACCGCAGTGACCCAATTGAAGACAGGCGAGCGGCTTGGACGGGAGCACCAGCTGCTCGGACACGGTTTTTTGCCCCATCTCTAGGCCGGCCCTCTTCAGATCCTCGTCCTTTGTGAACTGTCCAATGAAGGAGTACAGCCAGAAGGC includes these proteins:
- a CDS encoding Succinyl-CoA:3-ketoacid-coenzyme A transferase; the encoded protein is MPSPALCARSLRAYARHGSNHTAILARAFSATARRPEINKVYPSATEALKDMKPDSTLLCGGFGLCGVPDTLIDEVLKKPEITGITAVSNNAGTDTSGLGKLLKTKQIKKMVASYIGENKTFEKMYLTGEVELELTPQGTLAERCAAGGKGIPAFYTPAAFGTVVQTGELPLRNKPDGSADQFSYPKDVKVFNGKSYLLEHSIAGDYAFVKAYKADKLGNCQFRLAANNFNGAMGRNAKMTIVEAEHIVEPGEISPEAVHLPGIYVKRVIQSTSEKNIEKYTFAKDENDADAKKALGTGDTAAKRERIVRRAAKEFKNGMYANLGIGMPMLAPGFVGPEVEVQLQSENGILGLGPYPKKGDEDADLINAGKETVTLKPGASVFGSEESFGMIRSGRINLTILGAMQVSANGDLANWMLPGKVKGFGGAMDLVSNPSATKVVVTMEHTDKKGNAKIVKQCAFPLTGRACVSRIITELGVFDVDFAHGLTLIEIADGVTVDEIKSKTEAPFTVADDLKPML